From one Streptomyces sp. R41 genomic stretch:
- a CDS encoding PLP-dependent aminotransferase family protein → MQRGFAAALGTWRTKEGPLARSLSAAVREAVVDGRLPAGTRLPSERELARTLDLSRGTVVTALTLLRDDGWLHTRHGSGSVVRLPARLTERTTPWSLDRGGSGDADLDLTLAVTAAPHEAYLAALGRAVERSAALLVDSGVATPGLPHLRELLAERYTRSGLATRPEQILVTSGAQAALTLLLDHLHTDRRAPVVVESPTYPGALAILRRRRARLLPVPVTAAHGWDTERLAEAVRGQGPQLAYLIPDFHNPTGAHMTAPTRAAVGALAERHALTVVVDETMRDLDLRTPPRPGPHLRGARVIQIGSASKVLWSGLRVGWIRAGGDLVRELVRNPLQPQLSPPPLEQLIAAELFGDGLDEVLADRRTRLRAQRDHLAGLLAETEAGWTFTVPNGGLSIWLHLGPTTTATELAARAAARGLAVSPGPLFAADRATLAHHLRLPFTATPDVLTRAVALLR, encoded by the coding sequence ATGCAGAGGGGATTCGCCGCCGCGCTCGGCACCTGGCGCACGAAAGAGGGGCCGCTCGCGCGGTCGCTGTCCGCCGCGGTACGCGAGGCGGTGGTCGACGGCCGTCTCCCCGCCGGAACCCGGCTGCCCTCCGAGCGGGAACTCGCCCGCACCCTCGACCTCAGCCGCGGCACCGTCGTCACCGCCCTCACCCTGCTGCGGGACGACGGCTGGCTGCACACCCGGCACGGCAGCGGCAGTGTCGTACGGCTTCCCGCGCGTCTCACCGAGCGCACCACACCGTGGTCACTGGACCGGGGCGGATCGGGTGACGCGGACCTCGACCTGACGCTCGCCGTCACGGCGGCGCCCCACGAGGCCTACCTCGCCGCACTGGGCCGGGCCGTCGAGCGCAGCGCGGCCCTGCTGGTCGACTCGGGGGTGGCGACACCGGGGTTGCCCCACCTGCGTGAGCTCCTCGCCGAGCGGTACACACGCTCGGGCCTGGCAACCCGCCCCGAGCAGATCCTCGTCACCTCGGGCGCGCAGGCCGCGCTGACGCTGCTCCTCGACCACCTGCACACCGATCGCAGAGCGCCGGTCGTGGTGGAGAGCCCCACCTATCCGGGGGCGCTCGCCATCCTCCGACGGCGCCGGGCCCGCCTGCTGCCCGTCCCGGTGACGGCCGCGCACGGCTGGGACACGGAGCGTCTCGCCGAGGCCGTACGCGGACAGGGGCCCCAACTCGCCTATCTCATCCCCGACTTCCACAACCCCACCGGTGCGCACATGACCGCCCCGACCCGGGCCGCGGTCGGCGCCCTCGCCGAGCGCCACGCGCTGACCGTCGTCGTCGACGAGACCATGCGCGACCTGGACCTGCGGACGCCGCCCCGACCGGGGCCCCATCTCCGCGGAGCACGAGTGATCCAGATCGGCTCGGCGAGCAAGGTGCTGTGGAGCGGCCTGCGGGTCGGCTGGATCCGGGCGGGCGGGGACCTCGTACGCGAGCTGGTGCGCAATCCGCTGCAGCCGCAGTTGTCGCCGCCGCCGCTGGAGCAGCTGATCGCCGCCGAGCTGTTCGGTGACGGCCTGGACGAGGTCCTCGCCGACCGCCGGACCCGCCTTCGGGCTCAGCGCGACCATCTGGCCGGACTCCTCGCGGAGACGGAGGCCGGATGGACCTTCACCGTGCCGAACGGCGGGCTGTCGATCTGGCTGCACCTCGGTCCGACCACGACGGCGACGGAGCTGGCGGCGCGCGCCGCGGCTCGGGGTCTCGCGGTCTCGCCCGGCCCGTTGTTCGCCGCCGACCGCGCGACCCTGGCCCACCATCTGCGTCTGCCGTTCACGGCCACGCCGGACGTGCTCACGCGGGCCGTGGCGCTGCTGCGGTAG
- a CDS encoding L,D-transpeptidase family protein: MGDIRRRGAVALGITGLVAPLTLALGTTPAQAASCTTQTGPYQKQVEKFLGRPVDGRQSSADCQAIQAFQTKHGITPNIGYAGPVTWGVMDLMNKQKAVGSNPNRNGTCPVNKGRIACVNLTLQLSWIQDGSTLVYGPVPVRTGRDGYETRTGLKKIYWRDIDHVSTIYNVPMPYSQFFDGGQAFHSVGVSMWNPPGSHGCVNMTTATAKKYWSLLKTGDDVFVYGRKPGT; encoded by the coding sequence ATGGGGGACATACGCAGACGAGGCGCCGTCGCGCTCGGGATCACCGGACTGGTCGCACCGCTGACCCTCGCGCTGGGCACGACGCCCGCGCAGGCCGCGAGCTGTACGACACAGACCGGCCCGTATCAGAAGCAGGTGGAGAAGTTCCTCGGCCGACCGGTCGACGGACGGCAGTCCTCCGCCGACTGCCAGGCGATCCAGGCCTTCCAGACCAAGCACGGCATCACCCCGAACATCGGGTACGCGGGACCCGTCACGTGGGGCGTGATGGACCTGATGAACAAGCAGAAGGCCGTCGGCAGCAACCCCAACAGGAACGGCACGTGCCCGGTCAACAAGGGCCGCATCGCCTGCGTCAACCTGACGCTCCAGCTCAGCTGGATCCAGGACGGCAGCACCCTCGTCTACGGGCCGGTGCCGGTCCGCACCGGGCGTGACGGATACGAGACCCGTACCGGCCTGAAGAAGATCTACTGGCGGGACATCGACCACGTCTCGACCATCTACAACGTGCCCATGCCCTACAGCCAGTTCTTCGACGGCGGCCAGGCCTTCCACTCGGTCGGCGTCAGCATGTGGAACCCGCCCGGCTCGCACGGCTGCGTCAACATGACCACGGCCACCGCGAAGAAGTACTGGTCGCTGCTGAAGACCGGCGACGACGTGTTCGTGTACGGCCGCAAGCCGGGCACCTGA
- a CDS encoding Gfo/Idh/MocA family protein: protein MTFSLGIVGAGQFSGQFAKLFLAHPGVGDVHVTDLLPERADELAAAEGLSGTFPSYEAMLESPAVDAVAIFTQRWTHGPLVLQGLNAGKHVYSAVPMAISTQEIAAIIDTVRATGLTYMMGETSQYNPATVHARNQIAEGAFGRLFYAEGDYVHDMDLGFYEAYQYSGGENWKATASYPPLLYPTHSVGGVLGAWRTHAVSVSAIGVRDERGDGVFDKEISQFGNDFSNATALFEVAGGGSFRTNEFRRVGYPSHIRESRFRFFGTDASMEQLATVSFWQDKKGVKDITELLEPKPTLAPDDPSLQHIAPALRAAFTSGSAPVHDRARLPREFDQLHNGHEGSHHFLVDDFVTAVNTRTVPSVNAWVAARYTLPGIVAHESARQGGVRLEIPDFGDAPEA from the coding sequence ATGACGTTCTCTCTCGGCATCGTCGGCGCCGGGCAGTTCTCCGGCCAGTTCGCCAAGCTGTTCCTCGCCCATCCAGGCGTCGGCGATGTCCACGTCACCGATCTGCTCCCCGAGCGCGCCGACGAACTGGCGGCCGCCGAAGGGCTGTCGGGCACCTTTCCCTCGTACGAGGCGATGCTGGAGTCGCCGGCGGTGGACGCCGTCGCGATCTTCACCCAGCGCTGGACCCATGGGCCATTGGTGCTCCAGGGGCTGAACGCCGGTAAGCATGTGTACTCGGCGGTGCCGATGGCGATCAGTACGCAGGAGATCGCGGCGATCATCGACACCGTACGGGCGACCGGGCTGACGTACATGATGGGCGAGACCAGCCAGTACAACCCGGCGACGGTCCATGCCCGCAACCAGATCGCCGAGGGCGCCTTCGGACGGCTCTTCTACGCCGAGGGCGACTACGTCCACGACATGGATCTCGGGTTCTACGAGGCGTACCAGTACAGCGGCGGAGAGAACTGGAAGGCGACCGCCAGCTATCCCCCGCTGCTGTACCCGACGCACTCGGTGGGCGGGGTGCTCGGGGCGTGGCGGACGCACGCGGTGAGCGTCTCCGCGATCGGGGTGCGCGACGAGCGCGGGGACGGCGTGTTCGACAAGGAGATCAGCCAGTTCGGCAATGACTTCTCCAATGCCACCGCGCTGTTCGAGGTGGCGGGCGGCGGCTCGTTCCGTACCAACGAGTTCCGCCGCGTCGGCTATCCCTCGCACATCAGGGAGTCACGATTCCGGTTCTTCGGCACGGACGCCAGCATGGAGCAGCTCGCGACGGTGAGTTTCTGGCAGGACAAGAAGGGGGTGAAGGACATCACCGAACTGCTGGAGCCCAAGCCGACACTGGCGCCCGACGACCCGTCGCTCCAGCACATCGCGCCCGCGCTGCGGGCCGCCTTCACGTCCGGATCGGCGCCGGTGCACGACCGGGCGCGGCTGCCCCGGGAGTTCGACCAGCTCCACAACGGGCACGAGGGCAGCCACCACTTCCTGGTGGACGACTTCGTGACCGCGGTCAACACCCGGACAGTGCCGTCGGTGAACGCGTGGGTCGCGGCCCGCTACACCCTGCCGGGCATCGTCGCGCACGAGTCGGCGCGGCAGGGCGGGGTCAGGCTGGAGATCCCGGACTTCGGGGACGCTCCGGAGGCGTAA
- a CDS encoding sugar ABC transporter substrate-binding protein, with amino-acid sequence MRFRTVVALTGALALSLVSGCAKGGSAGSSANTVTYWLWDANQLPAYQACAKGFEKENPGLHVKITQMGWNDYWTKLTASFIAGTQPDVFTDHIQKFGQFADLKVLEPLDGLDIDDSAYQSGLAANWTGQDGHRYGAPKDWDTVALFYNRKMARAAGISAGRLNSLSWNPKDGGTFEKAIAHLTVDQNGRRGDEPGFDKHHVKVYGLATGGAGDGDGQTQWSPFTGSAGWTYTDKKRWGTTYHYDSKTFQSVVQWYFGLAKKGYLAPFTDYSEGANPANAQLASGKAAAAFDGAWMISTYYGAKGLDVGTAFTPVGPTGKRSTMMNGLADSITKNARDKKGAKKWVAYLASDACQKTVGSYGIVFPATPDGTKAAVAAYKKKGIDVTAFTRPVADKKDFTTFSYPITNYAADVYALMHPAMQDVFANDAPVSGLSRTNSQINLILDQ; translated from the coding sequence ATGCGATTTCGTACGGTCGTGGCGCTGACCGGAGCGCTGGCGCTGTCCCTGGTGAGCGGGTGCGCGAAGGGCGGCTCGGCGGGTTCGTCCGCGAACACGGTGACGTACTGGCTGTGGGACGCCAACCAGCTGCCCGCCTACCAGGCGTGCGCGAAGGGCTTCGAGAAGGAGAACCCGGGTCTGCACGTCAAGATCACCCAGATGGGCTGGAACGACTACTGGACCAAGCTCACCGCGAGCTTCATCGCCGGCACCCAGCCGGACGTGTTCACCGACCACATCCAGAAGTTCGGCCAGTTCGCCGACCTCAAGGTTCTGGAGCCACTGGACGGCCTGGACATCGACGACTCCGCCTACCAGTCCGGGCTCGCCGCCAACTGGACCGGCCAGGACGGCCACCGCTACGGCGCCCCGAAGGACTGGGACACCGTCGCCCTCTTCTACAACCGGAAGATGGCCAGGGCGGCCGGAATCTCCGCCGGACGACTCAACAGCCTCTCCTGGAACCCGAAGGACGGCGGCACCTTCGAGAAAGCCATCGCGCATCTCACCGTCGACCAGAACGGCAGGCGGGGCGACGAACCCGGCTTCGACAAGCACCACGTCAAGGTGTACGGGCTGGCCACCGGCGGCGCGGGCGACGGCGACGGCCAGACCCAGTGGAGCCCCTTCACGGGCTCCGCCGGCTGGACCTATACGGACAAGAAGCGGTGGGGCACCACCTACCACTACGACAGCAAGACCTTCCAGTCCGTCGTCCAGTGGTACTTCGGCCTGGCGAAGAAGGGATATCTGGCGCCCTTCACGGACTACAGCGAGGGCGCCAACCCGGCCAACGCACAGCTCGCCTCCGGCAAGGCGGCGGCAGCCTTCGACGGTGCCTGGATGATCTCCACGTACTACGGGGCCAAGGGCCTCGATGTCGGCACCGCCTTCACCCCCGTCGGCCCCACCGGCAAACGCTCGACCATGATGAACGGCCTCGCCGACTCGATCACCAAGAACGCCCGCGACAAGAAGGGCGCGAAGAAGTGGGTGGCGTATCTGGCCTCGGACGCGTGCCAGAAGACGGTCGGCTCCTACGGGATCGTCTTCCCCGCGACACCCGACGGCACGAAGGCCGCGGTCGCCGCCTACAAGAAGAAGGGTATCGACGTCACGGCCTTCACCCGGCCGGTCGCCGACAAGAAGGACTTCACGACCTTCTCCTACCCGATCACCAACTACGCGGCGGACGTCTACGCGCTGATGCATCCCGCGATGCAGGACGTCTTCGCCAATGACGCGCCGGTCAGCGGGCTGAGCAGGACCAACAGCCAGATCAATCTCATTCTCGACCAGTGA
- a CDS encoding carbohydrate ABC transporter permease: MAAVTTTTRVRPIRRRPSLGRAAAWTVMAAIVLITLLPFYWILRTALSSNAALTADPGNPLPVDFTGGGFARALGVQSTKEAIAQGGSGGGLKFWRYLLNSVIVSTLITVCQIFFSSMAAYAFARLRWRGRDKVFGLFLAGLMVPAIFTLLPNFVLIKQLGLVDTLLGIALPTMFMTPFAVFFLRQFFMNVPREVEEAALLDGAGKVRIFFRVLLPMASTPVLTLAVLTYITSWNDYFWPLMVSYSDSSRVLTVALAVFRAQTPQTGTDWSGLMAATLIAALPMLVLFGLFARRIVGSIGFTGIK, from the coding sequence ATGGCTGCCGTGACAACGACGACCCGTGTACGACCGATCCGGCGCAGGCCTTCCCTCGGGCGGGCCGCGGCGTGGACGGTGATGGCCGCGATCGTGCTGATCACCCTGCTGCCGTTCTACTGGATCCTGCGCACCGCGCTCTCCTCCAACGCGGCGCTCACCGCCGACCCCGGCAATCCCCTGCCCGTGGACTTCACCGGCGGCGGCTTCGCACGGGCCCTGGGCGTCCAGTCCACCAAGGAGGCGATCGCGCAGGGCGGTTCGGGCGGAGGCCTTAAGTTCTGGCGCTATCTGCTCAACTCGGTGATCGTTTCGACGCTGATCACCGTCTGCCAGATCTTCTTCTCCTCGATGGCCGCGTACGCCTTCGCGCGACTGAGGTGGCGCGGCCGGGACAAGGTGTTCGGGCTGTTCCTGGCCGGGCTCATGGTGCCGGCGATCTTCACCCTGCTGCCGAACTTCGTGCTGATCAAGCAACTCGGCCTGGTGGACACACTGTTGGGAATCGCCCTGCCGACGATGTTCATGACTCCGTTCGCGGTGTTCTTCCTGCGGCAGTTCTTCATGAACGTGCCGCGCGAGGTCGAGGAGGCGGCCCTGCTCGACGGCGCCGGGAAGGTGCGGATCTTCTTCCGGGTGCTGCTGCCGATGGCGTCCACGCCGGTTCTCACCCTGGCCGTCCTGACGTACATCACCTCCTGGAACGACTACTTCTGGCCGCTGATGGTGTCGTACAGCGACAGCTCGCGTGTGCTCACCGTGGCGCTGGCCGTCTTCCGGGCGCAGACCCCGCAGACCGGCACGGACTGGTCGGGGCTGATGGCGGCGACGCTCATCGCGGCGCTTCCGATGCTTGTTCTCTTCGGCCTCTTCGCGCGGCGCATCGTCGGCTCCATCGGCTTCACCGGGATCAAGTAA